One genomic region from Mesorhizobium terrae encodes:
- a CDS encoding efflux RND transporter permease subunit, with protein MNLSVPFIRRPVATMLLTIGLFATGLVAFPLLPVSPLPQVDYPVISVRASMPGASPQVMANTVASPLERHLGEIADVNEMTSSSSVGSTRVTLQFGLDRDIDGAARDVQAAINAARADLPASLRSNPTYRKVNPADAPILVLALTSDTLTRGQIYDTASTVLAQKLSQVEGIGEVDVAGSSLPAVRVELTPQTLYHYGIGLEDVRAALSSANAHAPKGAIDVGPERYQIYANDQSLRAEDYRPLIVAYRNGAPVRLTDVGEVVDSVENIRNSGLANGKPAVLIVMTRSPNANIIDTVDRVKDLIPTLKASISPAIDLSVAVDRSNTIRASLKEVELTLMIALGLVILVVFAFLRDVRATLIPVVAVPVSLVGTLGVMYLLGFSLDNLSLMALTVATGFVVDDAVVVLENVARHRSAGLSPVQAAIKGTQEVGFTVLSMSVSLIAVFIPILLMGGIIGRLFREFAVTLSAAILISLVVSLTTTAMMCSVLLRKEERGPHGRLYRASEAAFEAMFNFYRSTLSWTLGHPRLIMLLLLATLCLNGYLYVIIPKGFFPQQDTGLLVGSVQADQSISFQSMSDKVNRFAEIVKNDPAVASAVAFTGGGQTNSGAMYVALKPQAERNVSADAVIARLRTQLAVVPGATLFLQSVQDIRAGGRQSNAQFQYTLQGDDADEIRDWAQKLTIALQTEPKLTDVNSDQQNKGLDIDLTIDRDTAARLGITVSQIDSTLYDAFGQRQVSTIYVARNQYHVIMEVAPEYWQHPDTLKQVYISKSGGSVSGSQKTNAVAGTFVSGQKSAASAQVSDAAVNQANNSIGAVGKTASSTGAAVSTARETMVPLSAVASYAPGNTPLSVNHQGLFVATTISFNLAPGVALGEAIAAINAAQDRIGMPVTIHGGFQGTANVFQQSLANEPMLILAALLAVYVVLGMLYESYVHPLTILSTLPSAGVGALLALGAFGIEFSIMAMIGVILLIGIVKKNAIMMIDFALDAERKQGMSARDAISQACLLRFRPIMMTTMAALLGAVPLAIGLGEGSELRQPLGVAIVGGLILSQMLTLYTTPVIYIYLDRFRLWALGSRRKRGAAPIPS; from the coding sequence ATGAACCTGTCAGTCCCGTTCATCCGGCGTCCGGTGGCGACCATGCTGCTCACTATCGGCCTGTTCGCGACGGGACTGGTGGCTTTTCCATTGTTGCCGGTCTCGCCACTGCCGCAGGTCGACTATCCCGTCATTTCCGTGCGCGCCTCCATGCCTGGCGCCAGTCCGCAGGTGATGGCCAACACGGTGGCGAGCCCGCTCGAACGGCATCTCGGCGAAATCGCCGACGTCAATGAAATGACCTCGTCCAGTAGTGTCGGCTCGACGCGGGTGACGCTGCAATTCGGTCTCGATCGTGACATCGACGGTGCCGCGCGTGACGTGCAGGCCGCCATCAACGCAGCTCGGGCGGACCTGCCAGCCAGCCTTCGCTCCAACCCGACCTACAGGAAGGTCAACCCGGCGGACGCGCCGATCTTGGTCCTGGCGCTGACCTCCGACACGCTGACGCGCGGCCAGATCTACGACACCGCAAGCACCGTTCTGGCGCAGAAACTTTCGCAGGTCGAAGGCATCGGCGAGGTCGACGTCGCGGGCAGTTCTTTGCCAGCAGTGCGTGTCGAACTAACGCCGCAGACCCTCTATCATTACGGCATCGGGCTGGAAGACGTGCGCGCAGCATTGAGCTCAGCCAACGCGCATGCGCCGAAAGGAGCCATCGACGTCGGGCCGGAGCGGTATCAGATCTATGCCAACGATCAGAGCCTGCGTGCGGAAGACTATCGTCCCCTCATCGTCGCCTACCGCAACGGCGCCCCGGTCAGGCTGACCGATGTCGGCGAGGTCGTCGATTCCGTCGAGAATATCCGCAATTCCGGCCTGGCCAATGGCAAGCCGGCCGTTCTCATCGTCATGACCAGGTCGCCGAACGCCAACATCATCGATACCGTCGACCGGGTGAAGGATCTGATCCCGACGCTGAAGGCGTCGATCTCGCCGGCGATCGATCTTTCGGTCGCCGTCGACCGATCCAACACGATCCGCGCCTCGCTGAAGGAGGTCGAGCTCACATTGATGATCGCGCTCGGCCTGGTCATCCTGGTCGTCTTCGCCTTCTTGCGCGACGTACGCGCCACGCTGATACCGGTCGTGGCGGTCCCGGTCTCGCTGGTCGGCACGCTGGGCGTCATGTATCTGCTTGGCTTCAGTCTCGACAATTTGTCGCTGATGGCGCTGACGGTGGCGACCGGCTTTGTCGTCGACGATGCGGTCGTCGTCCTTGAAAACGTCGCACGGCACCGCTCCGCAGGCCTGTCTCCCGTCCAGGCGGCGATCAAGGGTACGCAGGAGGTCGGCTTCACCGTCCTGTCGATGAGCGTTTCGCTAATTGCCGTCTTCATCCCGATCCTGTTGATGGGCGGCATCATCGGGCGGCTGTTTCGCGAATTCGCGGTCACCCTTTCGGCGGCGATCTTGATTTCGCTGGTCGTCTCGCTGACCACCACGGCCATGATGTGCTCGGTGCTGTTGCGCAAGGAAGAACGCGGTCCGCACGGGCGCCTCTACCGGGCAAGCGAAGCCGCCTTCGAGGCCATGTTCAACTTCTATCGCAGCACGCTGTCGTGGACGCTCGGGCATCCGCGGCTGATCATGCTGCTGCTTCTGGCCACGCTCTGCCTCAACGGTTACCTCTATGTCATTATCCCGAAAGGCTTTTTCCCCCAGCAGGATACGGGGTTGCTGGTCGGTTCTGTCCAAGCCGATCAGTCTATTTCGTTCCAGTCGATGTCTGACAAGGTCAACCGTTTCGCCGAGATCGTGAAGAACGATCCGGCGGTCGCCAGCGCGGTCGCCTTCACAGGCGGAGGCCAGACCAATTCGGGCGCCATGTATGTGGCGCTGAAGCCGCAGGCCGAACGCAACGTTTCGGCTGACGCGGTCATCGCGCGTTTGAGGACGCAACTCGCCGTCGTACCCGGCGCCACGCTCTTCCTGCAGTCGGTGCAGGACATTCGCGCTGGCGGGCGCCAGTCCAATGCCCAATTCCAATACACGTTGCAGGGCGACGACGCCGATGAAATCCGCGATTGGGCGCAGAAGCTGACGATAGCCCTGCAAACCGAACCCAAGCTCACCGACGTCAACAGCGACCAGCAGAACAAGGGGCTGGACATCGACCTCACCATAGACCGGGATACGGCGGCGCGGCTGGGTATCACCGTCAGCCAGATCGACAGCACGCTTTACGATGCTTTCGGCCAGCGCCAGGTCTCGACCATCTATGTGGCCCGCAACCAGTATCACGTCATCATGGAGGTGGCGCCGGAATACTGGCAGCACCCCGACACGCTCAAGCAGGTCTATATCAGCAAGTCGGGCGGTTCGGTCAGCGGCTCGCAAAAGACCAACGCGGTGGCTGGAACCTTCGTATCGGGTCAGAAGAGCGCCGCGTCGGCGCAGGTTTCCGATGCCGCGGTCAATCAGGCCAACAATTCCATTGGCGCTGTCGGCAAGACGGCGAGTTCGACCGGGGCCGCCGTCAGCACGGCGCGGGAAACCATGGTGCCGCTATCGGCCGTTGCCAGCTATGCCCCAGGCAACACGCCGCTGTCGGTGAACCACCAGGGATTGTTCGTCGCCACCACCATTTCCTTCAACCTGGCGCCGGGCGTCGCGCTGGGCGAAGCGATTGCCGCGATCAACGCGGCCCAGGACCGTATCGGCATGCCGGTAACCATCCACGGTGGATTCCAGGGTACCGCCAACGTCTTCCAGCAATCGCTTGCGAACGAACCGATGCTGATCCTGGCAGCACTGCTAGCGGTCTATGTGGTGCTGGGCATGCTCTATGAGAGCTATGTCCACCCGCTCACCATCCTGTCGACCTTGCCGTCGGCGGGTGTCGGCGCGCTGCTGGCGCTTGGCGCCTTCGGCATCGAGTTCTCGATCATGGCGATGATCGGCGTGATCCTCCTGATCGGCATCGTCAAGAAGAACGCCATCATGATGATCGACTTCGCGCTGGACGCCGAGCGCAAGCAGGGCATGTCGGCGCGCGACGCCATCTCCCAGGCGTGCCTTCTGCGTTTCCGGCCCATCATGATGACCACCATGGCAGCCCTGCTCGGCGCGGTCCCCCTTGCCATCGGCCTTGGCGAAGGCAGCGAGCTCAGACAGCCGCTCGGCGTTGCGATCGTCGGCGGCTTGATCCTCAGCCAAATGCTCACCCTTTATACGACGCCGGTCATCTACATTTATCTCGATCGGTTCCGCTTGTGGGCGCTTGGCTCGCGCCGAAAGCGCGGGGCCGCGCCAATTCCGAGCTGA